In one window of Syngnathus scovelli strain Florida chromosome 20, RoL_Ssco_1.2, whole genome shotgun sequence DNA:
- the LOC125990455 gene encoding AN1-type zinc finger protein 3, translating into MGDTSERSKPPGLPPRCPCGFWGSSKTMNLCSKCFADIQKKQPGEDSRSAVFTSGGGGGETAAAAVANSTANKSPSISSSLSPSLSTPTAAEPPAAEEASPLFAASREGASTATAQGTLRTAAKRPRESASPSESEATPEKRPRPEGEEEDGGGEGGEDEAADTPKQKNRRRCYSCQSKLELVQQELGSCRCGYVFCMLHRLPEQHDCLFDHLGRGRQEAILKMVKLERKVGRSCQRIGEECS; encoded by the exons ATGGGCGACACCAGCGAGAGAAGCAAGCCACCCGGCCTCCCTCCCCGGTGTCCATGCGGCTTTTGGGG gTCCAGTAAGACCATGAATCTGTGTTCCAAGTGTTTTGCCG ACATCCAGAAGAAGCAGCCGGGCGAGGACAGCCGCTCGGCCGTCTTCAcgagcggcggcggtggcggcgagaCCGCCGCAGCTGCCGTCGCCAACAGCACCGCCAACAAGAGTCCATCTATATCGTCGTCGCTCTCGCCGTCTCTGTCCACGCCCACCGCTGCGGAGCCGCCGGCCGCCGAGGAAGCCTCGCCGTTGTTCGCCGCCTCCAGAGAGG GTGCGTCGACAGCGACGGCGCAGGGTACGCTGCGCACGGCGGCAAAACGTCCTCGAGAATCAG CCTCGCCCTCGGAAAGCGAGGCCACGCCGGAGAAGCGGCCGCGGCCGGAAGGCGAAGAAGAAGATGGCGGCGGCGAAGGCGGCGAGGATGAGGCGGCCGACACGCCCAAACAGAAGAACCGCCGGCGCTGCTACAGCTGCCAAAGCAAACTGGAGCTGGTGCAGCAGGAACTGGGCTCGTGTCGCTGTG GCTACGTGTTCTGCATGCTGCACCGGCTGCCCGAGCAGCACGACTGCCTCTTTGACCACCTGGGCCGCGGGCGGCAGGAGGCCATCCTCAAGATGGTCAAGCTGGAGCGCAAGGTGGGCCGCTCCTGCCAGCGCATCGGCGAGGAGTGCTCCTGA